From the genome of Niallia sp. FSL W8-0635, one region includes:
- the spoVAE gene encoding stage V sporulation protein AE: MTYFWAFTVGGLICVIGQIMFDVFKLTPGHTLSTLVVVGAILDGFGLYEPLIDFAGAGATVPITSFGNSLVHGAMQEAEQHGLVGVLTGMFEVTSSGISAAIIFGMIGALIFKPKG; this comes from the coding sequence ATGACCTACTTTTGGGCTTTTACCGTAGGTGGTTTGATTTGTGTCATTGGGCAAATTATGTTTGATGTGTTTAAACTAACTCCGGGACATACGTTAAGTACCCTTGTAGTAGTGGGGGCCATTTTAGATGGGTTTGGATTATATGAACCCTTGATTGACTTTGCTGGTGCAGGAGCTACCGTACCTATTACAAGCTTTGGGAATTCCCTTGTACATGGGGCCATGCAAGAGGCAGAACAACATGGGTTAGTTGGTGTGCTCACAGGAATGTTTGAAGTGACCAGTTCAGGAATTTCAGCAGCCATTATTTTCGGCATGATAGGGGCTTTAATTTTTAAACCAAAAGGATAA
- the spoVAC gene encoding stage V sporulation protein AC: MSNNQKKQLTPVQQEYQELQKQREIKRPVVTNCIKAFLTGGLICLIGQLIQDFYIYYFDFTEQTVGNPTVGTLIFITMLLTGFGVYDRMAQFGGAGTAVPVTGFGNAVISPAIEHRTEGFVLGVGGNMFKLAGSVILFGVFSAFIIALIKTILIRWGGL; this comes from the coding sequence ATGTCAAATAATCAAAAGAAACAATTAACTCCTGTCCAACAGGAGTACCAGGAATTACAAAAACAACGTGAAATAAAAAGACCGGTTGTAACAAATTGTATAAAAGCCTTTCTAACAGGTGGTCTCATCTGTCTTATTGGTCAGCTTATTCAAGACTTTTACATCTATTATTTTGATTTTACAGAGCAAACGGTCGGAAATCCGACGGTAGGTACTTTGATTTTTATTACGATGCTTCTTACCGGTTTTGGAGTATATGATCGAATGGCCCAATTTGGGGGAGCAGGGACAGCTGTACCCGTAACTGGTTTTGGTAATGCGGTCATATCACCTGCCATTGAACATCGAACCGAAGGATTTGTACTGGGCGTAGGCGGCAATATGTTTAAACTAGCCGGTTCTGTCATTTTATTTGGTGTGTTTTCTGCTTTTATCATTGCCTTAATTAAAACAATTTTAATCAGATGGGGTGGTTTATAA
- the spoVAD gene encoding stage V sporulation protein AD — MLAGHRTWVFEQKPVIISTGTVGGPFEADGAISEDFDLLHADLWLGQDSYEKAHKVFFEEACQKAMEKGEIQKEQVQFLLAGDLINQITPTSFASRTIGAPYFGLFGACSTSMEGLALGAYIINTKGAKYILTGASSHNTAVEKQFRYPTEYGGQKPPTAQWTVTGAGAALLSDSGDGPSVTSATIGRVIDMGLTDPFNMGGAMAPAAVDTIEAHLTERKIDPSYYDLIVTGDLGKIGREVSLDLFKKHGTSISEGQFQDCGLMIYRKGQPVLAGASGAGCSATVVYGHLLNRMKKGEFKRMLVVATGALLSPLSFQQNDTIPCIAHAVSIEYGGEQSL; from the coding sequence ATGCTTGCAGGTCATCGTACATGGGTTTTCGAACAAAAGCCTGTGATTATTTCCACTGGAACAGTAGGTGGACCATTTGAAGCAGATGGAGCTATATCGGAAGATTTTGATCTTCTTCATGCCGATTTATGGCTCGGACAGGATTCCTATGAAAAAGCACATAAAGTTTTTTTTGAAGAAGCTTGTCAAAAGGCAATGGAAAAAGGAGAAATACAAAAGGAACAGGTTCAGTTTCTTCTCGCAGGGGACTTGATCAATCAGATTACTCCCACAAGTTTCGCTAGTCGAACCATTGGAGCTCCTTATTTTGGTTTATTTGGTGCTTGTTCTACCTCTATGGAAGGATTGGCTCTAGGTGCTTATATTATTAATACAAAGGGGGCTAAATATATATTAACAGGGGCTTCGAGTCATAACACAGCTGTTGAAAAACAGTTTCGTTATCCGACAGAATATGGAGGACAAAAACCACCTACTGCACAATGGACGGTTACTGGTGCTGGTGCGGCCCTTTTAAGTGATTCTGGGGATGGACCGAGTGTCACTTCTGCTACGATAGGCCGTGTGATTGATATGGGACTGACCGATCCATTTAATATGGGGGGGGCTATGGCACCAGCTGCTGTTGATACGATTGAAGCGCATTTAACGGAAAGAAAGATTGATCCCTCTTATTATGATTTAATCGTCACTGGGGATCTTGGAAAGATAGGGCGTGAAGTTTCCCTTGATTTATTTAAAAAGCATGGAACTTCCATTAGTGAAGGACAATTCCAAGATTGTGGACTTATGATTTATCGGAAAGGACAACCAGTCCTCGCAGGGGCAAGTGGGGCGGGGTGTTCAGCAACAGTAGTCTATGGTCATTTATTAAATCGCATGAAAAAAGGCGAATTTAAAAGAATGTTAGTAGTGGCCACTGGTGCTTTATTATCACCTCTTTCTTTCCAGCAAAATGATACGATTCCTTGTATCGCTCATGCGGTATCGATTGAATACGGAGGTGAACAATCATTATGA
- the ltrA gene encoding group II intron reverse transcriptase/maturase: protein MMLNQILERQNMIQALKRVEANKGSHGVDMMPVQTLRQHILENWETIKSQILNGTYEPQPVRRVEIPKPDGGVRLLGIPTVTDRLIQQAISQILSKEYDKIFSDHSYGFRPNRSAHDAVRKAKGYLKEGYRWVIDMDLEKFFDKVNHDRLMATLAKRISDKSLLKLIRKYLQAGVMINGVISSIEEGTPQGGPLSPLLSNIVLDELDKELEERGHKFVRYADDCNIYVKTERAGLRVMASVQRFIEGKLRLKVNEKKSAVDRPWNRKFLGFSFTNHKEPKVRLAKTSLVRMKKKIREITSRKMPYSMEYRIKMLNQYLMGWCGYFGLADTSSTFKSLDSWIKRRLRMCLWKNWKKPQTRVRNLTRLKVPSGKAYEWGNTRKGYWRISKSPILHRTLGNSYWESQGLKSLQVRYETLRYSS, encoded by the coding sequence GTGATGTTGAATCAAATTCTTGAACGGCAAAATATGATACAAGCGCTAAAGCGAGTGGAAGCGAATAAAGGAAGCCATGGAGTAGACATGATGCCCGTACAAACCTTACGACAGCACATCCTCGAAAATTGGGAAACCATTAAATCGCAGATTTTGAATGGAACCTATGAACCACAACCAGTACGTCGAGTCGAAATCCCGAAACCAGATGGTGGTGTGCGTTTACTAGGTATCCCAACCGTGACAGATCGTTTGATTCAACAAGCTATCTCGCAGATTTTATCAAAGGAATATGACAAAATATTTTCGGACCACAGTTATGGATTCCGTCCAAATCGGAGTGCCCATGACGCTGTTCGGAAAGCAAAGGGTTATTTAAAGGAAGGTTATCGATGGGTGATTGATATGGATTTAGAGAAATTCTTCGATAAGGTCAATCATGACCGACTAATGGCAACATTAGCGAAACGAATTTCAGATAAATCTTTATTAAAACTTATTCGTAAATATCTCCAAGCTGGTGTCATGATAAATGGAGTGATTTCAAGTATAGAAGAAGGAACACCACAAGGTGGACCTTTAAGTCCCTTACTTTCAAACATAGTTCTAGATGAACTCGATAAAGAGTTGGAGGAACGTGGACATAAATTCGTTCGATACGCAGATGATTGCAATATTTATGTGAAAACAGAACGTGCGGGTCTAAGAGTAATGGCGAGTGTACAAAGATTTATTGAGGGAAAACTTCGTTTAAAAGTAAACGAAAAGAAATCAGCGGTAGACCGTCCTTGGAACCGGAAGTTCTTAGGTTTTAGTTTCACGAATCACAAAGAACCAAAGGTTCGTCTTGCGAAAACAAGTCTAGTTCGAATGAAGAAGAAAATACGAGAGATTACCTCAAGAAAGATGCCATACTCCATGGAATACAGAATCAAGATGTTAAACCAATATCTAATGGGGTGGTGTGGTTATTTTGGATTAGCAGATACAAGTTCCACATTCAAATCACTAGATAGCTGGATTAAAAGAAGATTAAGAATGTGTCTATGGAAGAATTGGAAGAAACCTCAAACAAGAGTCAGAAATCTTACTCGGTTGAAAGTTCCTTCTGGAAAAGCATACGAGTGGGGAAACACCCGAAAAGGGTACTGGCGCATTTCTAAAAGCCCCATATTACACAGAACCCTCGGCAATTCCTATTGGGAAAGCCAAGGGCTGAAAAGTCTACAAGTTCGTTACGAAACTTTGCGTTATTCATCTTAA
- a CDS encoding DUF1657 domain-containing protein produces MTVGSDVKQCFVSLKGVEASLSSLALQTLDDDSKRSLHETMMVVHEVVTDLKKRVGELEQEEFQYKGF; encoded by the coding sequence ATGACAGTAGGATCAGATGTCAAACAATGTTTTGTCAGTTTAAAAGGAGTAGAAGCAAGTCTTTCAAGTTTAGCATTACAGACTCTAGATGATGATTCGAAACGTTCATTACATGAAACCATGATGGTTGTACATGAAGTAGTCACGGATTTAAAAAAACGAGTTGGAGAATTAGAACAAGAGGAATTTCAGTACAAAGGTTTTTAA
- a CDS encoding DUF421 domain-containing protein has product MPEWLDIAVRSIFFVVVLFFITKWLGKKQISELSFFEYATGISIGSIGAEVAMGLERNIFHGIIGIVIFAAIPFLSGLLSLKSKKFRDFVEGTGTVFIKDGKIMEDNLKKERYTTDELLELLRKKDVYQVSDVEFAVLEATGDLSVMLKKENQPLTAKDLNLTVASIKEPQTVIMDGVIMDEPLATIGRSRAWLHTELEKLGVTVENVFLGQVNSYGELTVDLFDDQLQVASPQERPSILSTMKKCQADLELFALGTESKEAKQMYSKNSEKLQEAIDKVMPILKG; this is encoded by the coding sequence GTGCCTGAATGGTTAGATATTGCCGTAAGGTCAATATTCTTTGTTGTTGTTTTATTTTTTATTACAAAATGGTTAGGGAAAAAGCAAATCTCTGAATTATCTTTCTTTGAATATGCAACTGGTATTTCCATTGGAAGTATAGGTGCTGAAGTTGCTATGGGACTGGAACGGAACATTTTTCATGGAATCATTGGAATTGTCATTTTTGCAGCAATACCCTTTTTATCTGGTTTGCTTTCCTTAAAAAGTAAAAAGTTCCGTGATTTTGTAGAAGGAACAGGAACTGTCTTTATAAAAGATGGGAAAATCATGGAAGATAATTTAAAAAAGGAAAGATACACGACAGATGAATTATTAGAATTACTTCGTAAGAAGGATGTTTATCAGGTGTCTGATGTAGAATTCGCTGTATTAGAGGCAACAGGGGATTTATCCGTCATGTTAAAGAAAGAAAACCAACCATTAACAGCAAAGGATCTAAACTTGACGGTTGCTTCAATTAAAGAGCCTCAGACTGTCATTATGGATGGTGTGATCATGGATGAACCACTTGCGACTATTGGACGAAGCCGTGCTTGGTTACACACTGAATTAGAAAAACTTGGTGTAACGGTAGAAAATGTTTTTCTTGGACAAGTTAATTCCTATGGAGAGTTAACAGTTGACCTGTTTGACGATCAATTACAAGTCGCATCTCCTCAAGAAAGACCTTCAATTCTTTCGACCATGAAAAAATGCCAAGCAGACTTAGAGTTGTTTGCTCTTGGAACCGAATCAAAAGAAGCTAAGCAAATGTATAGTAAAAATAGTGAAAAACTACAAGAAGCTATTGATAAAGTGATGCCTATTTTAAAAGGATAA
- a CDS encoding DUF1657 domain-containing protein — MTVINDVKTALAGLKSAQASFETFALGTDNQQAKQLYQDAAKQTQSVINSLEPRVQQIEQEEPQYKQQ, encoded by the coding sequence ATGACAGTAATAAATGATGTTAAGACAGCTCTAGCAGGATTAAAAAGTGCACAAGCAAGTTTCGAAACATTTGCTCTTGGTACAGATAATCAACAGGCAAAGCAACTTTACCAAGATGCTGCTAAACAAACCCAATCTGTTATTAACAGCCTTGAACCACGCGTTCAACAAATTGAACAAGAAGAACCTCAATACAAACAACAATAA
- a CDS encoding YhcN/YlaJ family sporulation lipoprotein, translated as MKDKITKIKIFLSILAVIGFGTGCNDNQNQLDEDNNHLGISQVHTSKPIGQSVANRAKEKIITKEEISDVKAVNTDKELFVAIKVENFNRFRLKSIEKTVKSDLEKMYPNHKVVVSTDKKMFWELEKIEQRLQKNNMNKKSLKKDLQKLESILKEQT; from the coding sequence ATGAAAGACAAAATAACCAAAATAAAAATTTTTCTTTCCATTTTAGCCGTGATCGGGTTTGGAACAGGATGTAACGATAACCAAAATCAGTTAGATGAGGATAACAATCATTTAGGTATTTCACAAGTACATACGAGTAAACCCATCGGTCAATCTGTTGCCAATAGGGCTAAAGAAAAGATTATTACCAAAGAAGAAATTTCAGATGTAAAGGCTGTGAATACAGATAAAGAGCTTTTTGTAGCAATAAAGGTAGAAAATTTCAATCGTTTTCGATTAAAAAGTATCGAGAAGACAGTAAAGTCAGACTTAGAAAAAATGTATCCGAATCATAAAGTCGTCGTTTCGACGGATAAAAAAATGTTCTGGGAACTCGAAAAAATAGAACAAAGACTGCAAAAAAACAATATGAATAAGAAAAGCTTGAAAAAAGATTTGCAAAAACTTGAAAGTATTCTAAAGGAACAGACGTAA